In a genomic window of Telopea speciosissima isolate NSW1024214 ecotype Mountain lineage chromosome 5, Tspe_v1, whole genome shotgun sequence:
- the LOC122662371 gene encoding plant intracellular Ras-group-related LRR protein 6-like — MMYGQQQQVRLDVKKAERRRSMKEEKLENVDLSGMSLDSLPNPPLNLAIISTLDLSNNNLESIPESLTARLLNVVALDVHSNQLKSLPNSIGCLTKLKILNVSGNLIETFPKTIENCRSLEELNANFNKLKKLPDTIGFEWHNLKKLSVNSNKLPFLPSSISHLTSLRVLDARLNCLGFLPEGMENLINLEVLNVSQNFQYLDTLPYSIGLLSSLIELDISYNQITTLPESIGCLKNLQKFSVDGNPLVSPPMDTVKRGLLAVKEYLTEKMNQSPKSQVKKRSWLGKLVRYKTFSGRTSGRASHEERDRFIMDHYQSIDGLTSPRYMGMFSPRRLFSPRSYFSP; from the exons ATGATGTatgggcagcagcagcaagtgAGGCTGGATGTAAAGAAAGCGGAGAGGAGAAGATCTATGAAAGAAGAGAAGCTGGAGAACGTCGATCTTAGTGGCATGTCTTTGGATTCTCTGCCAAATCCTCCTCTAAACTTGGCCATTATCAGCACTTTAGATCTCTCCAACAACAATCTTGAG AGCATCCCAGAGTCTTTAACTGCGAGATTACTAAACGTGGTAGCGTTGGACGTTCACTCAAACCAGCTTAAATCCCTACCAAACTCGATTGGTTGTCTAACAAAGCTCAAGATCCTCAACGTCTCTGGCAACCTTATTGAAACCTTCCCCAAAACCATTGAGAATTGCAG GTCTCTGGAAGAATTGAATGCCAACTTCAACAAGTTGAAGAAGCTTCCTGACACAATTGGGTTCGAGTGGCACAACCTAAAGAAACTTTCGGTGAACTCAAACAAGCTACCCTTTCTACCGAGTTCCATCTCCCATCTGACCTCTCTGCGCGTATTAGATGCCCGTCTTAATTGCCTCGGTTTCCTTCCAGAAGGAATGGAGAACCTAATCAACCTTGAAGTCCTTAACGTGAGCCAAAATTTCCAGTACCTTGACACTCTACCATACTCCAtaggtcttctttcctctctcatAGAATTGGACATAAGTTACAATCAAATCACCACCTTGCCTGAATCAATCGGATGTCTCAAGAATCTACAAAAGTTCTCAGTCGATGGAAACCCTCTTGTTTCACCTCCAATGGATACTGTGAAACGAGGATTGTTAGCAGTGAAAGAGTACTTGACCGAAAAGATGAACCAGAGCCCTAAAAGCCAggtgaagaagaggtcatggttAGGCAAGTTGGTGAGATATAAGACATTCAGTGGCCGTACTTCTGGGAGGGCATCTCATGAGGAGAGGGACAGATTCATCATGGACCATTACCAGTCGATTGATGGTCTGACTTCTCCAAGGTATATGGGGATGTTTTCGCCTCGCCGGCTCTTCTCACCAAGGAGCTATTTCAGCCCTTGA